A portion of the Maylandia zebra isolate NMK-2024a linkage group LG9, Mzebra_GT3a, whole genome shotgun sequence genome contains these proteins:
- the dap gene encoding death-associated protein 1 homolog, producing MSSPPKEKIETKGGHLPAVKAGGMRIVQKHQPTPAPEPPQKDDSEEYISSSPPRAPVIVSGVVTKGDKDFTPAAAQVAHNKPLPGVPKLPPAQHINQHIHQPRK from the exons ATGTCATCGCCGCCGAAGGAGAAAATCGAAACCAAAGGCGGTCATCTCCCTGCAG TAAAGGCAGGCGGTATGAGGATAGTGCAGAAGCACCAGCCAACTCCTGCTCCAGAACCACCGCAGAAAGATGACAGCGAGGAGTACATCAGCAGCAG tccACCGAGGGCCCCTGTGATTGTGTCTGGAGTGGTTACAAAG GGTGATAAGGACTTCACCCCAGCTGCTGCCCAGGTGGCCCACAACAAGCCCCTGCCTGGTGTCCCCAAGCTTCCCCCTGCCCAGCACATCAACCAGCACATCCACCAACCCCGCAAGTGA